Proteins encoded within one genomic window of Methanocalculus natronophilus:
- a CDS encoding HsdM family class I SAM-dependent methyltransferase: SGSLLIRAFDKVKFKKAQIYGQERNGQTQSLARMNMFLHGIDDAKIAWGDTIANPLHIENGKLMKFQVVVANPPFSLDKWASGFSGESNGDFKMESSLDPYKRFDWAVPPKSKGDYAFVQHMLHSLAEGGRMGVVLPHGVLFRGASEGKIRKEIIDLNLLEAVIGLPANLFFGTPIPATILVFKQNRGRD; this comes from the coding sequence GTTCAGGGTCGTTACTCATTAGAGCTTTTGATAAAGTAAAATTTAAAAAGGCACAAATCTATGGACAAGAGCGTAATGGTCAAACACAATCACTTGCGAGAATGAACATGTTCTTACATGGTATCGATGACGCGAAGATTGCCTGGGGAGATACCATTGCTAACCCACTTCATATTGAAAACGGAAAGCTGATGAAGTTCCAGGTTGTTGTAGCTAATCCGCCATTTTCTTTAGATAAATGGGCATCTGGATTCTCTGGTGAATCAAACGGTGATTTTAAAATGGAATCATCTTTGGATCCTTATAAGCGATTTGATTGGGCTGTTCCACCAAAATCAAAAGGGGACTATGCATTCGTTCAGCACATGCTTCATTCACTTGCTGAAGGTGGACGCATGGGTGTTGTATTACCTCATGGTGTCTTATTCCGTGGAGCGAGTGAAGGTAAAATCAGAAAAGAAATCATTGACTTAAACTTACTTGAAGCAGTTATTGGGTTACCAGCGAATCTTTTCTTTGGAACTCCCATCCCGGCAACTATTCTTGTATTCAAACAAAATAGAGGTAGAGAT